From Thioalbus denitrificans, a single genomic window includes:
- the ubiA gene encoding 4-hydroxybenzoate octaprenyltransferase: MTGLTLHNTGERLTEYALLMRLHRPIGILLLAWPMYWALWIAGAGAPDLRVLLVFTVGAVVMRSAGCVINDYADRDFDPHVRRTTARPIATGKVSPGEALWVFGALVVLAFALVLLLNPLTIALAFVAVGLAAGYPFLKRYTSLPQVGLGTAFGWAVPMAFAAQTGAVPPIAWLVFLAAVIWAVVYDTMYAMVDREDDLKIGVKSTAILFGRADRAIIGLLQALMLVNLVLVGRQAELGLFYYLGLAVAAGLSLYQQWLIRDRDPVRCFTAFLNNNWYGLAVFAGLVLDYL; encoded by the coding sequence ATGACCGGCCTCACCCTCCACAACACCGGCGAACGCCTGACCGAGTACGCCCTGTTGATGCGGCTGCACCGCCCCATCGGCATCCTGCTGCTGGCCTGGCCCATGTACTGGGCGCTCTGGATCGCCGGCGCCGGCGCCCCCGATCTGCGGGTGCTGCTGGTGTTCACGGTGGGGGCGGTGGTGATGCGCTCCGCCGGCTGCGTCATCAACGACTACGCCGACCGCGACTTCGACCCGCACGTCCGGCGCACCACCGCCCGGCCCATCGCCACCGGCAAGGTCTCGCCGGGCGAGGCGCTGTGGGTGTTCGGTGCGTTGGTGGTGCTGGCCTTCGCCCTGGTGCTGCTGCTCAACCCCCTCACCATCGCGCTGGCCTTCGTGGCGGTGGGGCTGGCGGCGGGCTATCCGTTCCTCAAACGCTACACCAGCCTGCCCCAGGTGGGGCTGGGCACGGCGTTCGGCTGGGCCGTCCCCATGGCCTTCGCCGCCCAGACCGGCGCGGTGCCGCCCATCGCCTGGCTCGTGTTCCTGGCGGCGGTCATCTGGGCGGTGGTCTACGACACCATGTACGCCATGGTGGACCGGGAGGACGACCTCAAGATCGGGGTGAAGTCCACCGCCATCCTCTTCGGCCGCGCCGACCGCGCCATCATCGGCCTGCTGCAGGCGCTGATGCTGGTGAACCTGGTGCTGGTGGGGCGGCAGGCGGAGTTGGGGCTGTTCTACTACCTGGGGCTGGCGGTCGCCGCCGGGCTCTCCCTCTACCAGCAGTGGCTCATCCGCGACCGCGACCCGGTGCGCTGCTTCACCGCCTTCCTCAACAACAACTGGTACGGCCTGGCGGTGTTCGCCGGGCTGGTGCTGGATTATTTGTAG
- a CDS encoding chorismate--pyruvate lyase family protein, with protein sequence MPHDIRHLIHAREPNWRPRYQYPRDAIPALMRGWLLDPGSLTRRLQCACHGRFSVRVLAQGRGRPHWGEMRALGLRDRGRAVIREVLLCCDGEPWVYARSVIPATTLRGRERRLDHLGNRSLGAWLFAQPSLRRTLFELVRIQPGDGGYHAATGSDSGPPIWGRRSVFSVHGRPLLVSEVFLPTLPTGGEAGRFRLQSARNRRRLTDRPAPVLR encoded by the coding sequence TTGCCCCACGACATCCGACATCTCATCCACGCCCGCGAACCGAACTGGCGGCCGCGCTACCAGTATCCCCGCGACGCCATTCCGGCGCTCATGCGCGGCTGGCTGCTGGACCCCGGCTCCCTGACCCGGCGGCTGCAGTGCGCCTGTCACGGGCGCTTCTCGGTGCGGGTGCTGGCCCAGGGCCGGGGGCGGCCCCACTGGGGGGAGATGCGCGCGCTGGGGCTGCGTGATCGGGGCCGGGCGGTGATCCGCGAGGTGCTGCTCTGCTGCGACGGGGAGCCCTGGGTCTACGCCCGCAGCGTGATCCCCGCCACCACCCTGCGCGGCCGGGAGCGGCGGCTGGACCACCTGGGCAACCGTTCCCTCGGCGCCTGGCTGTTCGCCCAGCCGAGCCTGCGCCGGACCCTGTTCGAGCTGGTGCGCATCCAGCCCGGCGACGGGGGCTACCACGCCGCCACGGGGAGCGATTCGGGCCCGCCCATCTGGGGCCGGCGCTCGGTCTTCTCGGTCCATGGGCGTCCGCTGCTGGTGAGCGAGGTGTTCCTGCCGACATTGCCCACGGGCGGCGAAGCGGGCCGGTTTCGGCTACAATCCGCCCGGAACCGCCGGCGCCTGACGGACCGCCCGGCCCCTGTCCTGCGCTGA
- a CDS encoding OmpP1/FadL family transporter — protein sequence MQEKRLFPVAATLAAVLAAPTQALATNGMNMEAYGARAGGMGGAAYAYDAGNSAVMNNPATLSLPGGDLDRLGLGLTVLGPDVASRYDAAGARSESDGTAYYMPSVSYMRKRGGITYGAAVLAQGGMGTEYGRADDPADLFYGGLSMMNNPTQLSGQEIRSEVGVGRLMLPVAVEVGERLGLAAQLDLVWAGMDLQMDLSGAQFADLVNPMSHQLGEASGTMVDGFNAMIGGGMIQDVHWARFDFSNHSHFTGEAVGIGYGAKLGLVYRVNDSLTVGASYHSKTRISDLEAGDATLSFRADFDTGGGTATQTIPVSGEVTVKDFQWPETYGLGAAWRVNGRLMLAADVTRINWSGAMSDFRMVFTADDTPANGDFAGTRLDSTLYQDWDDQYVFAFGGQYRVTPALTVRLGMNVATNPIPGAYLNPLFPAIVERHYTAGFGYAFNDHSQLGMAVAYAPEVTQTNDAGVASDHGQLTWRVNYVHRF from the coding sequence ATGCAGGAGAAACGTCTTTTTCCGGTGGCGGCCACGCTCGCCGCCGTCCTCGCGGCGCCGACCCAGGCGCTGGCCACCAACGGCATGAACATGGAGGCCTACGGCGCCCGCGCCGGCGGCATGGGCGGCGCCGCATACGCCTACGATGCCGGCAACTCGGCGGTGATGAACAACCCCGCCACCCTCTCGCTCCCGGGCGGCGATCTGGATCGATTGGGCCTCGGCCTCACCGTGCTCGGCCCCGACGTCGCATCCCGCTACGATGCGGCGGGGGCGCGTTCCGAGTCGGACGGCACCGCCTACTACATGCCCTCCGTCTCCTACATGCGCAAGCGGGGCGGCATCACCTACGGCGCCGCGGTACTGGCCCAGGGCGGCATGGGGACGGAGTACGGCCGCGCGGACGATCCCGCGGACCTCTTCTACGGCGGCCTGTCCATGATGAACAATCCGACCCAGCTGAGCGGCCAGGAGATTCGCAGCGAGGTGGGCGTTGGCCGGCTGATGCTCCCGGTAGCCGTGGAGGTGGGCGAGCGGCTGGGGCTCGCCGCCCAGCTCGACCTGGTCTGGGCGGGCATGGATCTGCAGATGGACCTCTCCGGCGCCCAGTTCGCCGACCTGGTCAATCCCATGAGCCACCAGCTCGGCGAGGCGAGCGGCACCATGGTGGACGGCTTCAACGCCATGATCGGCGGCGGCATGATCCAGGACGTGCACTGGGCGCGGTTCGACTTCTCCAACCACAGCCACTTCACCGGCGAGGCGGTGGGCATCGGTTACGGCGCCAAGCTGGGGCTGGTCTACCGGGTGAACGACAGCCTGACCGTGGGCGCCAGCTACCACAGCAAGACCCGCATCAGCGATCTGGAGGCGGGTGACGCCACGCTCAGCTTCCGCGCCGATTTCGACACCGGGGGCGGCACCGCGACCCAGACCATCCCGGTGAGCGGCGAGGTGACGGTGAAGGACTTCCAGTGGCCGGAAACCTACGGCCTCGGCGCCGCCTGGCGGGTGAACGGGCGCCTGATGCTGGCGGCCGACGTGACCCGTATCAACTGGTCCGGCGCCATGAGCGATTTCCGCATGGTCTTCACCGCGGACGACACCCCCGCCAACGGGGATTTCGCCGGCACCCGCCTCGACAGCACCCTCTACCAGGACTGGGACGACCAGTACGTGTTCGCTTTCGGCGGCCAGTACCGGGTCACGCCGGCGCTGACGGTGCGGCTGGGCATGAACGTGGCCACCAACCCGATTCCCGGCGCCTACCTGAATCCCCTCTTCCCGGCCATCGTGGAGCGTCACTACACGGCGGGGTTCGGCTATGCGTTCAATGACCACAGCCAACTCGGCATGGCCGTGGCCTATGCGCCCGAGGTCACCCAGACCAACGACGCCGGCGTGGCCAGTGATCATGGGCAGCTCACCTGGCGGGTCAACTACGTGCACCGGTTCTGA
- a CDS encoding diguanylate cyclase produces MFRISQDEFRAIIQQLDMAIRNHEEWFSSLNRQMLCRLPFDQRDLHENAYRECLFGQWLYQHSHPALRDHPAFESIEKEHQRMHQLAARVLVAAQESGSAQPDDYDHFSNSLQRLRLEVQTLKRELETTYYNRDSLTGANTRVGMLTYLREQLELVKRGSQQLTISMMDLDHFKTLNDAHGHVVGDRVLAGVARFLLDNIRPYDRLYRYGGEEFLLSLSHTGAAEALTMIERLRNGIERHEIVIDGDERLQVTASFGLFEVTAGSSIEEAVHRADQALYQAKLLGRNQARLWTAELADGAV; encoded by the coding sequence ATGTTCCGGATCAGCCAGGATGAATTCCGCGCCATCATCCAGCAACTGGACATGGCCATCAGGAATCACGAGGAGTGGTTCAGCTCCCTCAACCGCCAGATGCTCTGCCGACTGCCCTTCGACCAGCGGGATCTCCACGAGAATGCCTACCGCGAATGCCTGTTCGGGCAGTGGCTCTATCAGCACTCACACCCGGCGTTGCGCGACCACCCGGCCTTCGAGTCCATCGAAAAGGAGCATCAGCGCATGCACCAGCTCGCAGCCCGGGTGCTGGTGGCCGCCCAGGAGTCGGGCAGCGCCCAACCCGATGACTATGACCACTTCTCCAACTCCCTGCAGCGCCTGCGGCTGGAAGTCCAGACGCTGAAGCGCGAGCTCGAGACAACCTACTACAACCGCGACAGCCTCACCGGCGCCAACACCCGTGTCGGCATGCTCACCTACCTGCGCGAACAGCTGGAGCTGGTCAAGCGCGGAAGTCAGCAACTCACCATCTCGATGATGGACCTCGACCATTTCAAGACCCTCAACGACGCCCATGGCCACGTCGTCGGGGACCGGGTCCTGGCCGGTGTCGCCCGCTTCCTGCTCGACAACATCCGGCCCTATGATCGCCTGTACCGCTATGGCGGCGAGGAGTTCCTGCTGAGCCTGTCCCACACGGGCGCAGCCGAGGCCCTGACCATGATCGAGCGCCTGCGCAACGGCATCGAGCGGCACGAAATCGTCATCGATGGGGATGAAAGGCTGCAGGTCACCGCGTCCTTCGGCCTGTTCGAGGTGACGGCCGGCAGCTCCATCGAGGAGGCCGTCCATCGCGCCGACCAGGCGCTGTACCAGGCCAAGCTCCTGGGCCGCAACCAGGCCCGGCTGTGGACCGCCGAGCTGGCGGACGGCGCGGTGTGA
- a CDS encoding PAS domain S-box protein — MDSTQHFRQIIDAVDSPVFVIQVGDSGRFTYLDVNEAVAHATGLRREDFLGRAPEELPAHSGLQAAAFRANYERCLEAGETVRYRERLVVNGEEGWWLTRLTPVRDETGRITRIIGSSINATDRQRIEDRFRLITETIDDVFWIGTPGLGQVLYVNPAYEQVFGRSCDGLYASPHSFLEAIHPDDREAIRKRVSAFPPLQWESEYRIVRPDGAVRWVRDRGFPVPEREGGSGLIAGLTTDITLQKQAERALEESEEKFRRISQSALDAILMIDDRGRLTYWNPAAQRIFGYAEHEVLGRNLHRMLAPERYHETHREAFAAFTAHGTGAAIGKTLELEALRKDGTEFPMELSVSSLQVDGRWHAVGVLRDITGRRRAEETLRRTNRALRTLSACNEALVRARDEDGLRREICRTLVETGGYRLAWIGEAETGGEQRIVPVASAGTDGDRSYLDGIAIHWGEGLLGAGPSGTAIRSGRTQVVRDTATDPCFAPWRGMALAHGFHASLVVPLLDQGRAYGVLNVYAADAEAFDAQEIGLMEELAGDITFGLRSLRIARERDAANAALQKVLLQTIEAVALTVEKRDPYTAGHQQRVAALAVAIAEEMGLDGQRIEGIRIGGLIHDIGKITVPAEYLARPGALSEAEFLVIRAHPEVGYEIMKGVESPWPLSLMILQHHERLDGSGYPQGLEGDGILLEARILAVADVVEAMASHRPYRPALGLEPALKEIQAGRGIRFDTRVVDACIRLFRERDYRLD; from the coding sequence ATGGACAGCACGCAGCATTTCCGGCAGATCATAGACGCGGTCGATTCACCGGTGTTCGTCATCCAGGTCGGGGACAGCGGCCGCTTCACCTACCTGGATGTGAATGAAGCCGTGGCCCATGCCACCGGACTTCGGCGCGAGGATTTTCTCGGGCGGGCGCCGGAGGAGCTGCCTGCGCACTCGGGGTTGCAGGCTGCCGCCTTCCGCGCCAACTACGAGCGCTGCCTCGAGGCCGGCGAAACCGTGCGCTACCGGGAACGCCTGGTGGTGAACGGGGAGGAGGGGTGGTGGCTGACCCGACTCACGCCCGTGCGGGACGAGACGGGACGCATTACCCGGATCATCGGCTCCAGCATCAACGCCACCGACCGGCAGCGCATCGAGGACCGGTTCCGGCTGATTACCGAGACCATCGACGACGTGTTCTGGATCGGCACGCCGGGACTCGGGCAGGTGCTCTACGTGAATCCGGCCTACGAGCAGGTGTTCGGGCGCAGCTGTGATGGCCTGTACGCCAGCCCGCACTCGTTTCTGGAGGCCATTCATCCCGATGATCGCGAAGCGATCCGGAAGCGGGTGTCCGCTTTTCCTCCGTTGCAGTGGGAAAGCGAGTATCGCATCGTGCGGCCGGACGGCGCCGTGCGCTGGGTTCGCGACCGTGGCTTCCCGGTGCCCGAGCGCGAGGGCGGCAGCGGACTCATCGCCGGTCTCACCACCGATATCACACTGCAGAAGCAGGCCGAGCGGGCGCTGGAGGAGAGCGAGGAGAAGTTCCGCCGCATCAGCCAGTCGGCGCTGGATGCCATCCTGATGATCGACGACCGGGGCAGGCTGACCTACTGGAATCCCGCCGCCCAGCGGATCTTCGGCTACGCGGAGCACGAGGTGCTGGGAAGGAACCTGCACCGGATGCTGGCGCCGGAGCGCTATCATGAGACCCACAGGGAAGCCTTCGCCGCCTTCACCGCCCATGGCACCGGTGCGGCCATCGGGAAGACCCTGGAGCTGGAGGCGCTGCGCAAGGACGGAACCGAGTTTCCCATGGAGCTTTCCGTCTCCTCGCTGCAGGTGGACGGGCGCTGGCACGCCGTCGGGGTGTTGCGTGACATCACCGGACGCAGGCGGGCGGAGGAGACGCTGCGACGCACCAACCGGGCGCTGCGCACCCTGAGCGCCTGCAACGAGGCGCTGGTGCGGGCCCGGGACGAGGACGGGCTCCGCCGGGAGATCTGCCGGACCCTGGTGGAGACCGGCGGCTACCGACTGGCCTGGATCGGCGAGGCGGAAACGGGTGGCGAGCAACGGATTGTGCCCGTGGCGTCGGCGGGGACGGACGGGGATCGCAGCTACCTGGACGGGATTGCCATTCACTGGGGCGAGGGCCTGCTCGGGGCCGGACCCTCGGGCACGGCCATCCGCAGCGGCCGGACCCAGGTGGTGCGCGATACGGCGACCGACCCCTGTTTCGCCCCCTGGCGCGGGATGGCGCTGGCGCACGGCTTCCATGCCTCCCTGGTGGTCCCCCTGCTGGATCAGGGTCGTGCCTACGGGGTGCTGAATGTCTACGCCGCGGACGCGGAGGCTTTCGATGCCCAGGAAATCGGGCTGATGGAGGAACTGGCCGGAGACATCACCTTCGGCCTGCGCTCGCTGCGCATCGCCCGGGAGCGGGACGCCGCCAATGCCGCCCTGCAGAAGGTGCTGCTGCAGACCATCGAGGCGGTGGCCCTCACGGTGGAGAAGCGCGACCCCTACACCGCCGGCCATCAGCAGCGGGTGGCGGCGCTTGCCGTCGCCATCGCGGAGGAAATGGGGCTGGACGGGCAGCGTATCGAGGGCATCCGCATCGGCGGCCTGATTCACGACATCGGCAAGATCACCGTGCCGGCCGAATACCTGGCCCGGCCCGGGGCACTATCGGAGGCCGAATTCCTGGTAATCCGGGCGCATCCGGAGGTCGGCTACGAAATCATGAAGGGGGTGGAGTCGCCCTGGCCCCTGTCGCTGATGATCCTGCAGCATCATGAGCGACTCGACGGCAGCGGCTATCCGCAGGGCCTGGAGGGCGACGGGATCCTGCTCGAGGCCCGCATCCTCGCCGTGGCAGACGTGGTGGAGGCCATGGCCAGCCACCGCCCCTATCGTCCCGCCCTGGGGCTGGAGCCGGCGTTGAAAGAGATCCAGGCCGGCCGGGGCATCCGCTTCGACACCCGGGTGGTCGATGCCTGCATCCGGTTGTTCCGGGAGCGGGATTACCGCCTCGATTGA